The DNA sequence CATGATAGGCTTTCTTGCTGGTGAAGACATGTTCATATTAATTTTTTTCCTGCGTAGTAGATCTAGGGAGCCTCTGATTATGCTGTCGAAAGTATACCACCGAAAACACGGACGGGGGCTTACCGCCCCCGTACTGATATTCAGATGTTGGTAGAATCAGTGAACATCCTTCCAGTATTCCTTTTTCAACAGGTAGGCAAAGACCAGGAAAATTGCCAGAAAAATGAGAACATATACACCCAGCTTATATCTTATCAATTGCACGGGTTCGCTCATGTAAACCAGAAAGTTGGTTAAATCACGAGCCACCGTGTCATACTCTTCTTCATTCAATGAACCCGGCTTGACCATTTCAAAACGCTCAAATATTTTCACGCCGTCCTCATTTTTCTTGAAAATAGCGTGACGAGCACCCTGCAGTTTGTACAAAACATGTGGCATGGCCACA is a window from the bacterium BMS3Abin11 genome containing:
- the fbcH gene encoding cytochrome b/c1, with the protein product MRYNRMAKDLQIPEKVVKDNMLFTTDRIGELMIATMSAEDAKKWFGTVPPDLSLVGRSRGPEWIYTYLRSFYLDDSSPSGWNNVLFDNVAMPHVLYKLQGARHAIFKKNEDGVKIFERFEMVKPGSLNEEEYDTVARDLTNFLVYMSEPVQLIRYKLGVYVLIFLAIFLVFAYLLKKEYWKDVH